In Rhodothermales bacterium, the genomic stretch GTCTCCCAGCCGCTGTTCGATAAGCCGCTTTTCTTTCTGACCCTGGCGCTCATCGTGGCGTATCCCCGCACCGATCCGCCCCGCCGGCCAGCCTGGTTAAAACCCGTCGAGCCGGCGCCCGAGACCCCATGAATCCCATTCGGTTCAGCCTCGTCACCGTCACCTACCAGGCCGCCGCGACGCTGGAGCGGACGCTGCGCAGCGTCCTCCGCCAGTCGCCGCCGCACGACATCGAGTACTGGATCGTAGACGGTGGCTCGACGGACGACACGCTCGCCATCGTAAAACGCCACGAAGCGCGCCTCGCGGGCTGGACGTCCGAGCCCGACCGGGGCATCTACGACGCGATGAACAAGGGCATCGCCCGCGCGACGGGCGACTGGGTGGGGATCGTGAATGCCGATGACTGGCTCGCGCCGGATGCGCTGGACGCCGTGGCCGAGGCCGTGCGGGAGGCGCCGGATGCCGGCGTCGTCGTGGGGGGGCTTGTCCGGGTTACGGAGGATGGGGAGATGGGCACCCATGTGCCGCCGCCGGCTCGCTTTTCCTGCCTCCAACCCAATAATCACCCGGCCACCTTCGTCCGCCGCGATGTCTACGAACGCCTCGGCGTATTTAATCTGGCCTATCCGATTTCGGCCGACCTCGAGTTTATCCTCCGGGCCCAGCGGTCGGCCGCCGTTCGTATCCTCACGACGCCGCATACGCTCGCCTACATGACCTCCGGCGGGGCCTCGTACGGCTTCCGTGGGATGCTGGAGTCGGTGGCCATCGAGCATGTGTACGCCGGCCCCATTAGCGCCGCACGGTTGCTGGCACGTAAATCGATTCAAAAGGGTCGCGCGATGGCGTTGAAACACCTCTTGCCGGCGCGCACATTTAAACGGCTACAGCAGGCCTGGTGGAGCCAGCGCCACGCCTCGGCCTACCGGTTGTCGGATGACGAACGGATCTTTTGACCTCGAACCATGCCCGAACTCGATCGAATCGACGCACCGAAGGTGCTTTTTGTGGGTCCGCTCCCCCCGCCCATCGGCGGCTATGCGGCGCTGTTCGAGGCGTTGATCGCGGCCTGGGCACAGCGAGCGGGGGTGGCGTATTCGGTAGTCAACACCTCGCCCGGGCGGATCAAAAGCCACC encodes the following:
- a CDS encoding glycosyltransferase family 2 protein, with amino-acid sequence MNPIRFSLVTVTYQAAATLERTLRSVLRQSPPHDIEYWIVDGGSTDDTLAIVKRHEARLAGWTSEPDRGIYDAMNKGIARATGDWVGIVNADDWLAPDALDAVAEAVREAPDAGVVVGGLVRVTEDGEMGTHVPPPARFSCLQPNNHPATFVRRDVYERLGVFNLAYPISADLEFILRAQRSAAVRILTTPHTLAYMTSGGASYGFRGMLESVAIEHVYAGPISAARLLARKSIQKGRAMALKHLLPARTFKRLQQAWWSQRHASAYRLSDDERIF